The following proteins come from a genomic window of Corallococcus sp. NCRR:
- a CDS encoding alpha/beta hydrolase-fold protein, producing the protein MTLPRPGRRVRYLLPVVLLALGLWFTWTRLTRSRGDQRASFTPASQQCDAQGPLRYCINTAAGGTNGDIVYHHHGRNLDETVWNDDTYFTGMLQAQWQAAGVLPPTVVTVSYGSTWLLTPKGKQEDSGLLDDFMSRLPAIEAKVGRPRRRMLLGESMGGLNVLVAGLSHPEQFAKVAALCPGVYTDTPFSSFDTIRASMERTGADPKIVFGVWLMARKYVADEAEWRRVSPLHLVAQAGPDHPELYLSCGLYDAYGNYEGTERLAHLARQRGVRTEWHPLYGGHCASDVASLADFLVK; encoded by the coding sequence ATGACCCTGCCTCGTCCTGGACGGCGGGTTCGATACCTGCTGCCGGTTGTACTGCTTGCCCTCGGGCTCTGGTTCACGTGGACGCGGCTCACGCGCAGCCGAGGCGACCAGAGGGCTTCGTTCACGCCCGCGAGTCAGCAGTGCGACGCGCAGGGCCCCCTGCGCTACTGCATCAACACGGCCGCCGGGGGCACCAACGGCGACATCGTGTATCACCACCACGGGCGCAATCTCGACGAGACGGTCTGGAACGACGACACCTACTTCACGGGCATGCTGCAGGCGCAATGGCAGGCCGCCGGAGTCCTCCCGCCCACGGTTGTCACGGTCTCCTACGGCTCGACCTGGCTCCTGACGCCGAAGGGCAAGCAGGAGGACAGCGGACTGCTCGATGACTTCATGTCACGTCTGCCTGCGATCGAGGCGAAGGTCGGACGCCCCCGGCGGCGGATGCTGTTGGGAGAATCGATGGGTGGGCTCAATGTCCTGGTCGCGGGCCTCTCCCATCCGGAGCAGTTCGCGAAGGTCGCGGCGCTCTGTCCGGGCGTCTACACCGACACCCCGTTCTCCTCCTTCGACACGATCAGGGCCTCGATGGAGCGCACGGGGGCAGATCCCAAGATCGTGTTCGGGGTCTGGTTGATGGCGCGCAAGTACGTGGCCGACGAAGCCGAGTGGCGCCGCGTCTCGCCCCTGCACCTGGTCGCGCAAGCGGGGCCGGACCATCCGGAGCTCTATCTCTCCTGCGGCCTCTACGATGCCTACGGCAACTACGAAGGCACCGAGCGCCTCGCCCACCTCGCCCGTCAGCGTGGCGTCAGGACCGAGTGGCATCCGCTCTATGGCGGCCACTGCGCGTCCGACGTGGCTTCGCTGGCCGACTTCCTCGTGAAATGA
- a CDS encoding PadR family transcriptional regulator — protein sequence MPRTRALSNHARAVLAALLDAGAGWSHGYELCRTADVKSGTLYPLLIRLEAQGYLEAEWQQPTEGGRPPRHAYRLTQTGVQLARDNPPDRKVAARSGLREVPT from the coding sequence ATGCCACGAACCCGCGCACTGTCGAATCACGCCCGCGCCGTTCTTGCCGCACTGTTGGATGCGGGCGCGGGCTGGTCGCACGGGTATGAGCTGTGCCGCACCGCGGACGTGAAGTCGGGCACGCTCTACCCGCTGCTGATCCGCCTCGAAGCCCAGGGCTATCTCGAAGCCGAGTGGCAGCAACCGACGGAGGGCGGGCGGCCGCCAAGGCACGCCTATCGCCTGACCCAGACCGGGGTCCAGCTCGCGCGCGACAATCCGCCAGACCGCAAGGTGGCTGCCCGCTCCGGCCTTCGCGAGGTGCCGACATGA
- a CDS encoding FtsW/RodA/SpoVE family cell cycle protein → MSVRVQRRMADLLCRALQSILPPQLRDWGLAIRHELAEIPDDTEALSFALGSVRGLAPRAIGMLLMQPFGALHSPRAVGALCAAGAVAMGLVYMTLAGAPVSYLGVNAGALVIGLVLLALVSRIPEAGGRVSGALIFGLSLLLLATAFAGLRVEGAVRWVRLGGVSVQPSLVLLPLMLAGFSRTRTPLATMGIAVAALAMALQPDRAMAAMMTAALATVAATRADRPASLAFTVSLLALGVTLLRPDALPAAPFVDQVLFSSFQVHVLAGLAVVAGSALLLVPVLIGGSLDEDSRATSLAFGAAWLTATLAAAFGHHPTPVVGYGGSAILGYVLSLATLPRPVSSRVGPATAPPDTPLDSHDLHSRLALARP, encoded by the coding sequence ATGAGCGTCCGCGTCCAACGGCGCATGGCGGACCTGCTGTGCCGCGCCCTGCAGTCCATCCTGCCACCCCAGCTGCGTGACTGGGGGCTGGCCATCCGCCATGAGCTCGCGGAGATCCCCGATGACACCGAGGCCCTGTCGTTCGCGCTCGGGAGCGTCCGTGGATTGGCGCCGCGTGCCATTGGAATGCTCCTGATGCAGCCCTTCGGCGCGTTGCACAGCCCGCGTGCCGTCGGTGCGCTCTGCGCGGCCGGCGCGGTCGCCATGGGGCTCGTCTACATGACGCTTGCCGGCGCGCCTGTCAGCTACCTCGGCGTCAACGCGGGCGCGCTCGTCATCGGTCTTGTCCTGTTGGCCCTCGTCAGCCGCATCCCGGAGGCGGGTGGGCGCGTGTCCGGGGCCCTGATCTTCGGCCTCTCGCTTCTGCTGCTCGCCACCGCATTCGCCGGCCTCCGCGTCGAGGGTGCAGTTCGCTGGGTCAGGCTCGGCGGCGTGAGCGTGCAACCGAGCCTGGTCCTCCTGCCGCTCATGCTCGCCGGGTTCTCCCGGACGCGGACCCCGCTTGCGACGATGGGGATCGCCGTTGCCGCGCTGGCCATGGCGCTCCAGCCCGACCGTGCGATGGCGGCCATGATGACAGCGGCGCTGGCGACCGTCGCGGCGACGCGCGCGGACCGGCCGGCGTCCCTGGCCTTCACGGTCAGCCTCCTGGCGCTCGGGGTGACGCTGCTGCGGCCCGACGCGCTCCCCGCCGCGCCCTTCGTCGACCAGGTCCTCTTTTCGTCCTTCCAGGTCCATGTCCTTGCCGGGCTGGCTGTCGTGGCCGGCTCGGCCCTGCTGCTCGTCCCTGTGCTCATCGGTGGGTCCCTTGACGAGGACAGCCGCGCGACCTCCCTCGCCTTCGGGGCTGCCTGGCTTACGGCGACCCTCGCCGCCGCGTTTGGCCATCATCCGACTCCGGTCGTGGGCTACGGCGGCAGCGCGATCCTCGGCTATGTCCTGAGCCTCGCGACCCTGCCGAGGCCGGTGAGCTCGCGGGTCGGCCCGGCGACCGCTCCGCCCGACACGCCGCTGGATTCGCACGACCTCCACTCCAGGCTCGCGCTCGCCCGGCCATGA
- a CDS encoding SCO family protein, with product MKTPFLFVLAGALVIALLFTAWPRVQRERARVAAESLPQYGPLPRFELTAQTGRPFSDADMRGHLYVADFFFTRCPTVCPLLTEKMLKVQRQAREQGLDVRFASFSVDPRHDTPERLTAYARDHRIDTSNWTLLTGPLDQVETTVLEGFRVMMGRDADAGEDDFFSVFHGEHFVLVDARGQLRGYYRVTEGEGGLEALLRDAALLARAPE from the coding sequence ATGAAGACCCCATTCCTCTTCGTGCTCGCCGGAGCCCTGGTCATCGCGTTGCTGTTCACGGCGTGGCCTCGCGTTCAACGTGAACGCGCGCGGGTCGCCGCGGAGAGCCTTCCCCAGTACGGGCCGCTCCCGCGCTTCGAGCTGACCGCCCAGACGGGGCGCCCCTTCTCCGACGCCGACATGCGGGGCCACCTCTACGTCGCGGACTTCTTCTTCACCCGCTGCCCCACCGTGTGCCCGCTGCTCACGGAGAAGATGCTGAAGGTGCAGCGGCAGGCCCGGGAGCAGGGATTGGACGTGCGCTTCGCCTCGTTCAGCGTGGACCCGCGCCATGACACGCCGGAGCGGCTGACCGCCTATGCGCGCGACCACCGCATCGACACGTCAAACTGGACGCTGCTGACGGGCCCGCTGGACCAGGTGGAGACCACCGTCCTGGAGGGCTTCCGGGTGATGATGGGCCGCGACGCCGACGCGGGCGAAGATGACTTCTTCAGCGTCTTCCACGGAGAGCACTTCGTCCTCGTGGACGCCCGGGGACAGCTGCGCGGCTACTACCGCGTCACCGAGGGCGAGGGGGGATTGGAAGCCCTGCTCCGGGACGCCGCGCTGCTGGCTCGGGCCCCGGAGTGA
- a CDS encoding Tox-REase-5 domain-containing protein, with protein MVGAVGGSLAHPDAREDAWEKLLTDAGLEARDESPVGGVLTPAQAARLMDVLLGKPVTLSTFPPRMAAGFILREVMERGEVTRQELLRWVERFSREQVAVLRPDGYLAWALTGRTQQKVAPVEWKDGAFRAHGFELGCFYSGKGGVFRAVDARLQASDWRPLAEVYDDADVLSRTLDGAEDAFVELYHALGQLLTRPVDSIAGLSNLPASVAALIASSPMYWERFQSMTRGEQIREVSRLTTGLLITGGAASATTRTLKGMALGAEATVPVLSLSAEGALALERVAVPAGRVASMVSGGPGAAIILQRANTASKGGAPSQGPGQWGPAKESMKPPARRYQEQITGHSADDAYWVGGMSTQAGGVKFDGFKNGVLLEAKGPGYAKFFDGLEPKEWFRNSGAQGLIDQAQRQSDKVRGLGIPIEWHVSEKHAANAIRKLLADAEVKGIKVIHTPAL; from the coding sequence ATGGTTGGGGCCGTGGGCGGCAGCCTCGCTCACCCTGACGCGAGGGAAGACGCCTGGGAGAAGCTACTGACGGACGCGGGGCTGGAGGCGCGGGACGAAAGCCCCGTGGGAGGCGTGCTGACGCCCGCGCAAGCCGCGCGTCTGATGGATGTGTTGTTGGGCAAGCCCGTCACGTTGAGCACCTTCCCACCTCGGATGGCCGCGGGCTTCATCCTGCGCGAGGTGATGGAGAGAGGCGAAGTCACGCGGCAGGAGCTGCTGCGGTGGGTGGAGCGCTTCTCCCGGGAGCAGGTCGCGGTGCTACGCCCGGATGGCTATCTGGCATGGGCCCTCACCGGGCGCACGCAACAGAAGGTGGCCCCCGTCGAGTGGAAGGATGGAGCCTTCCGTGCGCATGGCTTCGAGCTGGGCTGCTTCTACAGCGGCAAGGGCGGTGTCTTCCGCGCCGTGGACGCGCGGCTCCAGGCCTCGGATTGGCGGCCCCTGGCCGAGGTGTACGACGACGCGGACGTCCTCAGCCGCACCCTGGATGGCGCGGAAGATGCGTTCGTGGAGTTGTACCACGCGTTGGGCCAATTGCTGACGCGTCCCGTGGACAGCATCGCGGGACTGAGCAACCTGCCAGCGAGCGTGGCAGCACTCATCGCGTCCTCGCCCATGTACTGGGAGCGCTTCCAGTCCATGACCCGTGGCGAGCAGATCCGCGAGGTGTCGCGGCTGACGACGGGCCTGCTCATCACCGGGGGCGCGGCGTCGGCCACGACGCGGACGCTGAAGGGCATGGCGCTGGGCGCGGAAGCCACGGTGCCGGTGCTCTCGCTGTCAGCGGAGGGCGCGCTGGCGTTGGAGCGCGTCGCGGTGCCAGCAGGGCGCGTGGCGTCGATGGTGAGCGGAGGGCCCGGAGCGGCCATCATCCTCCAGCGGGCGAACACTGCCTCGAAGGGAGGAGCACCTTCCCAGGGCCCGGGGCAGTGGGGGCCGGCGAAGGAGTCCATGAAGCCGCCCGCTCGGCGCTATCAGGAGCAGATCACGGGACACTCCGCCGATGATGCCTACTGGGTCGGAGGCATGAGCACGCAGGCTGGCGGCGTGAAGTTCGACGGCTTCAAGAACGGCGTGCTGCTGGAAGCCAAGGGACCCGGCTACGCGAAGTTTTTCGATGGGCTGGAGCCCAAGGAGTGGTTCCGGAACTCCGGAGCACAGGGTCTCATTGACCAGGCCCAGCGACAGAGCGACAAGGTACGGGGTCTGGGCATCCCCATCGAGTGGCACGTCTCGGAGAAGCATGCCGCGAATGCCATTCGGAAGCTGCTTGCGGACGCGGAAGTCAAAGGAATCAAGGTCATCCACACCCCGGCGCTCTGA
- a CDS encoding cysteine hydrolase family protein, with translation MSHPTIRTILGASAPDSLDPFSTALLVIDFQEEYFSGKLPIPDGMRALNNAKKLIAFADRNKLPVFHVWHVSPSGAPVFAHDSATVFCHKDLQPASHHKVVKKNQISVFQGTELHHELQISRIKTLIISGLMTHACVSGAARDAVPLGYNVIVADDASATRDIDVPGGGIIPHDVLHKSALVTIADTFGAVMGTNAIVNLNVR, from the coding sequence GTGTCGCACCCTACGATCCGCACCATCCTCGGCGCATCCGCCCCGGACTCGCTTGACCCCTTCAGCACCGCGTTGCTGGTGATCGACTTCCAGGAGGAGTACTTCAGCGGAAAGCTGCCCATTCCGGATGGGATGCGCGCGCTGAACAACGCCAAGAAGCTCATCGCCTTCGCGGATCGGAACAAGCTGCCGGTCTTCCACGTGTGGCACGTGAGCCCGTCCGGCGCCCCCGTCTTCGCCCACGACAGCGCGACGGTCTTCTGCCACAAGGACCTCCAGCCGGCCTCCCACCACAAGGTCGTGAAGAAGAACCAGATCAGCGTGTTCCAGGGCACGGAGCTCCATCACGAGCTTCAAATCTCCCGGATCAAGACGCTGATCATCTCCGGCCTGATGACCCACGCCTGCGTGTCCGGCGCGGCGCGGGATGCGGTCCCCCTCGGCTACAACGTCATCGTGGCGGACGACGCCTCGGCCACCCGGGACATCGATGTGCCCGGCGGCGGCATCATTCCCCATGATGTGCTGCACAAGTCCGCGCTCGTGACCATCGCCGACACCTTCGGCGCCGTCATGGGCACCAACGCCATCGTGAACCTGAACGTCCGCTGA
- a CDS encoding immunity 52 family protein: MTGKSEPETYPETYNAGAYWGPRKESPEECARRTVTFLNLLASCDPLLAQWYKPAKSRKDARNAPLMPPDVPTLTELFRRGVNREKGGPAIEQLGFRFSFDNGGRSDDYASLRINGGMYSEAVSNHCVLSLPSKGPNAGRLLTTPVLTDVVRSMVSSWEPDWALASSSAYRMQYPEPDSSPFSLGWITYLSLRLGTVPPLPAPVRIEPVEDKGTLIILTPERFTVANPEHIALARRVRELLARAGLM; encoded by the coding sequence GTGACTGGTAAGTCCGAGCCTGAGACCTACCCTGAAACCTACAATGCTGGCGCCTACTGGGGCCCGCGTAAGGAGTCACCCGAGGAGTGTGCTCGGCGAACGGTAACCTTCCTCAACCTCCTGGCTTCGTGCGACCCCCTTCTGGCTCAATGGTACAAGCCCGCCAAGTCACGCAAGGACGCGCGCAATGCGCCCCTCATGCCGCCGGATGTGCCCACCTTGACCGAGCTGTTTCGGCGAGGCGTCAACCGCGAGAAGGGAGGGCCGGCCATCGAGCAACTGGGATTTCGCTTCTCCTTCGACAACGGTGGCCGCAGTGATGATTACGCGAGTCTGCGCATCAATGGCGGCATGTACTCAGAAGCCGTTTCCAACCACTGCGTCCTTTCCCTGCCATCAAAAGGGCCGAATGCGGGCCGGTTGCTCACGACGCCAGTGCTAACGGACGTTGTGCGCAGCATGGTGTCTTCTTGGGAGCCGGATTGGGCGTTGGCAAGCTCCAGCGCCTACAGGATGCAGTACCCGGAGCCCGACTCGTCCCCCTTTTCCTTGGGCTGGATCACGTACCTCTCACTTCGCTTGGGCACAGTGCCGCCACTGCCCGCCCCCGTGCGCATCGAGCCCGTGGAGGACAAGGGCACCCTGATCATCCTCACCCCCGAGCGCTTCACCGTGGCCAACCCCGAGCACATCGCGCTGGCGCGGCGGGTGCGCGAACTGTTGGCCCGAGCGGGGCTCATGTAA